From Petrotoga miotherma DSM 10691:
GAAATAGGGTTAAGGTAAACCTAAACGGGCACGAAACTGGAAACGGTGGATACAGCCAAGGGGAACCTAAGGCCACTACGCCACTGCTCTACTCAACAAGGGGTGCTAACACAAGTTTTAGAGTTTCTAAAGACATTACCGTGAACTACTTACCTCTAAAGAGGTAAGCTTCCTAATTCATCGACTACCAGAACAGAATGCAAGATTAGATTGTAGTCTCCAAAGGCTTTACTTCCCCCAGTCCCTGGGGTAGAGTCAGTTTATACAGTGACTAACTGTTCTATTCCAAACTGCCTAATGTTGATAGCAGCGTTTATATCTCTATCATGTACAGTTCCACATTCAGGACATACCCATTCCCTATCAGAGAGTTCTAAATCTTCGTTCTTATACCCACATACACTACAAGTCTTAGACGAAGGTTCGAACATTCCTATTTCGATTATTTTCTTACCTAATCTCTCCACTTTGTATTTTAGGAATGTTTTGAATTGGTACCAACTTGCATCTGAAATACTCTTTGATAGTTTACGATTTTTAAGCATGCCTCTTATATTGAGAGTTTCCACAACGAAGACATCAGCTTGGTTCTCACTGATTTCTTTCGTTAGTTTATGCAGAA
This genomic window contains:
- a CDS encoding RNA-guided endonuclease TnpB family protein; the encoded protein is EGIKVRVHRRIDPNAKIKNCTFIKTPTGKYFVSITFQVEGSYPERDIDYENSIGMDMGLKDLVVLSDGTKVEAPKVFRKYEKKLKHAQKKLSNKVQGSKNWEKAKLEVARIHEKIKNIREDFLHKLTKEISENQADVFVVETLNIRGMLKNRKLSKSISDASWYQFKTFLKYKVERLGKKIIEIGMFEPSSKTCSVCGYKNEDLELSDREWVCPECGTVHDRDINAAINIRQFGIEQLVTV